The Natrinema sp. DC36 genome includes the window CGGTATGGACTCGACTGAAAACGTCAATGGCGACTTCCATCTGCTGATTTTCGACCTTGACCTGTACAAGACCGACGAATTTGACGCTGACGACGTGCAAGTCACGAACGCGGAAGGCGTCCCGATGGTCAAGTCGCAAAACGGCGGCGCACACCTGTACTTTGCGCTGCACGACCCAGTTTTGGAATCTGATATTAACCTGAATCATGACTGGATTGATCTGCGCGGCTCCGCAGTCAAATCCCACGTCGTCGCCCCTGCCGACATTCCAGGGTGCGAAGACAGCACGTACGAGGTGACGAACGACACCACAGTACCCGTGTTCCTCTCCGTTGGGGAAGTCCTGGATCGTGTCGAGATTGACGGCGAACCGATTGCCGAGCACGACCCGACCAACCCAGTCGATGTTGATTTCGACCGTGGGGAAGCCCCGGATGAAATGCCGGACTGCTACCACGCAGCGCTGTCGTTCCGTTCCTCTGAAGCGAGGGAGGAGCATCCGAACGCGTTCAAAATCGACACGTACGCTGGCCTACTCGGGCTTGCGGCTGGGTACGACGTTGACACGGTTACTGAGGACTTCGGAGAGTACGCGCCGTTCGGTGACTCGACCGAGTATGATGAACATAAGACACGTAAGCACCTGACGCGGCTGGTCGAGAAGATGGAGAATGAGGGCATGTGCCCGCCAGCGCTGTCTACGCTGCGAGAGCACGGCATCCTCGATGTCGACGAAGCGTGTTCGTGCTCAATCGATTACCACGGTAGCACTCCGGGGGATTCGTTTTCCAGCGATGATTCGGGGTTCCACGTCGAGACCGACCTGGAACTCCACTTCGGGAGTTACGGTGAATGGATTGAAACAACAGACCCGGACACTGGTGCGACTGACGTCTGGTTCAAGAAAATCACGAACTTCACGATTGACCCGAAATCGTTCCTGTATCAAGACGGGGAGCGCCATATTGAACTGGAAGTCAACCCGTCAACGGGCGAGAAATCGTACGAAGAAATCGTTCCTGCGACAGTATTTAACGACTCTCGCAAATTCCAAAATCACGTTGTGACCGGGATTAGTACCGACTACACCGGTGGCAACAAATACATCGGTGAGCTTCGGAAACTGATCGCGTCGCAAGATGTTCCTATCCGTACCGGTGTGGACACGATGGGCCGTCACGGTGACGAATTCGTCGTACCGGACGGGTGCCTGACTGCTGATGGCTGGACAGACGACCCAGATAACGTCTATCTTGAACAGGGCAACAGTATCGAACGTGCATGGGAACCCTCCCCTGGAGACGATTACGACGCGCAAGAAATCGTGGATATCCTGGAACTGGTGACGTCAATGCGGGTCTCTGAACGCTTCCTGCCTGTTCTCTCCTGGTTCTATACGGCACCGCTGAAGCCGCTCGTAATGGACTGGGAAGGAGAGTTCAACGGTGTATCGATCACTGGTGAAACTGGGTCTGGGAAGACGCACGCGTTGAAAGACGTGCTGTGGCCGATGGCCGGTCTGCCTGAAAGTCCAAAGAAGTGTGACTCGACGCAGTTCACGCTGCTTAGTGCGCTGGCAACGACGAACGCAATGCCGGTATGGTTCGACGAGTACAAGCCTACAGACATGGAGGACTGGCAGCTGAACAACCTGCATAATTTCTACCGGCTGTCTTCCTCCGGCGGGGCGGACGAGAAAGGTAATTCGGACATGGCCACCGACGACTACGAATTGCAGGCTCCAGTTGTGTTCACGGGTGAGCAAGTGATTCAGGGGCCAGCAGAGCAGCGGCGGACTATCATGACGCGGTTCCTCAAAGAGCCGGTGCAGGATGGGTCTCCGATGAAGCAGGCGTACTGTGAACTTGCTGGAATTGATTACCAGGACACGAATGATGAATGGGTGTACCCTGATGGGTACGACCTCGTACAACACTCCGTTGCGTACAACCAGTTCGTTCTCGGCTGTGACGACGACGAATTGCGGTCGTTGTGGCGGGAATCCCAAGAGTACGTCGGTGAGATATTCAACAAGTACGGTATTGACGGCGTCGCGAATCTGTCTCGTCAGGGTGTTCAGACGGTGCATTTCGGACAGATGCTGTTCCGTCGGTTTGCCGAGCAGATGGCCGAAGAAGCTGGGGTTGATAGTGTTGACGTGCCGTCTGAAGACGACATTGAAGAAGCAGTCGTGTATATCGCGGAGCAGTTCGGTGCCGAGCAGGAACGTAAGTCGCACCTTGACCAGTTCCACGAATTGATGTCACGGGTTGCGATGGTCGGTGAACTCGAGCGTGACACGCACTTCACAGTGATTAACGAAGGGAAGACGAACGAAGCGCTTGCATACCACGTTGGGCAGACGCTCGACGAAATTTCAGAGTATGTGCACCGGCACGGTGCTGGTGGTGCTGACCTGTTCGACAATCCGTCTGATTACAAAGACCGCCTTGCTGAAGCAGCAGATGACGATGACTCGTACGTGATTACTGACTCGCAGAATTCAACGCCATTGAATCGGTGTGCGCGCATCGATCCTGATGCTACTGCGGAGCAACTGGATTTTAATCTGCGTGCGTTCGGTCTCGGTGACGAGGAAGACTCTCCAGCCGAGAATCCTGAGTCGCTCGAGGCGGTCGCGACGGCTGTTCATGACCTTTCGAATGAAGGGAATCCGTACGTGACGGTGACGGTGAGGGTGAATAACTGGGATACCGATTCGGAGCACGGCCCAGAGGCACAGGGCGTGATTTCAGACTCGACCGGCACTATCGATATCGTCGATTGGGTTGGGTGCGACCTTGACGGGAAGGCCCCGCTCGAGGAAGATGAGCGGTACGTACTGGAAGACGTGCGCGTCAGCCCGTACAATGGGTCGCTCCAGCTGGAAATCGTGAAGGGCACGACGAAGGTCGAGAAGATTCAGGAAGGCGTCGGTTACACCGGTCATGCTGATGCTGGTAACAATGTAATCTTGACCGCTGTTGCTGATGGTGGCGACACACCTAATTCTGAAGACACAGACACCACTGATGAGGATTCCACCGAATCGCAGGGTGATGATGACGAGAGTGTTGAGGAACTCGCTGAGCGTGCACACAGACAGATCTCTGCCCGCTTCGATGAGGGCGATGACGTGTCCGTTCCGTCGTTCGCCCCGAAGATCGACGCGCACCCGAAGACGATGCTGTTGGCGATGAACGAACTCGAGAGTGATGGTGTTGTTGAGAATGTCGGTGGGAACGTGTTCCGCTACCTCGGAGGCGATGAGTGATGGCGCCAGCTTCCAAAATCAATCCCGCTGAGTTGAGCGAGATCGCACACAGCGAGGGAATCCTCCCGATGGAGCTGATGGAACAGGCTGTGAACGACGGGATCATCACTGATGCGAGCGACTTTAATCGGCTTGGACAGCAGGCCCCAGAGTGCTTGCATTTGGCTGGGACTCGAGAGAAGTTCGAGATCTACGTGCGACGTCTCGTTGTTAGTTCGCGATAGCTATGTGCGGTTGTTTCTTTTTATAGTGGTGGTGCGTATTTCTAATTATCCTGTTAGGTAGTGTTACCTGCTGGGCCGGATCGCTTTGGCTGGCACCACCCTTGTTTCAAGCGTGTCGGCATTTGAGTCAGATATCTTGACATCTTTGGTTTTTGTATGGCCGGTTTTTGTTATTCTCTTACTCTATTTGCAGAAGCTGTAACAAGTGAAGGTTCTGCGTTCATCCCATTGAAAGTATAGCTGTAACGTAATACATAGCTGTAACAAATCGGGGGTTGTGGCGCTCACCATAACCTGTCTGCTGGATAGTACGAACGATCGATCGTATAGCTGTAACAACACTTAATTGTAACTAATTCCTGTTGTAAGTATGGCTAGCCAGCCTACAAATAATCCCGGGCAGCAGCACAGCGACGGGTCAACCAAACACAAGAAACTCTATGAGCATTGCGCAGAAGTGAAGCGTGGTGTCGAGCGTCGATCACGACGCATTGGGGAGGAAGCCAAGGTAAACTACCTGTGGAAGAAGTACCGCGAGGAATACCCGATCACCGAGGCCGACCTGAAGTTCGTCGCAGGCCTCGGATGGCTCGAGATCGACGGCGAAATCTACTTCAAAGACCACGAAACCGGCGAACGAGTCACGCGTACGCACTACATCAGCGAGGGGCATCGATGGTTGGTGGACTGGTTCGATCCGAACCTCGAACTCCTCGAACGTCTCGACCTGGTTGGCCCTCCATACATCGACTCTGAACCGCGAGAACGCATCATCAACCGCCGATTCTACAATTTGACACCGAGCGGGCGCGACCTCGTCGACCGAACATTCAGCGGCGAAAACGTCGGGGATACCGGAGAGAACGTCGTGCACAGACTCGGAATGCATCTCACCAATTGGTGGAGCGAAGAGAAGTGGGACTGGAACGACCAGATGCTTCCCGAGATGTACCCGACGATCGAGGGTGCCGAGCTGGACTTCTGCATGTGGCAGAAGGGCGGACTACAATTCGTGAACGGCGAGGATGTCGACAAGCACACGCGCCATGTCTTTGAAGTGGAAACCGGAACGAGTGACGTCGACGGGATTGTCACGGACGCAACGAAGCTTGCCTACCTGCGTGGGGATTCCTGGTGGGTGTTTCCGACGCGTGATGTGTTGGTTGGGGTGTTGGAGGAACTGACGATGCGCGGATACACTGGATTGAGTCGTCCGATTCCGGAGACGCTTGCGATGCGGAATCATCGAGACACGTATAATCAGCGTCTTGAGGATGTAGAGCCGGAGATTTCGGAGTTGAATCATCCGCCGGTCGAGCACGTGATGACGTTCAAAATGATGGTCGACGACCTGAAGGAGTGGCGTCCTGAGTTATTTTACGGGTCTCAAGATCAGAAGTAGTCTCTCTTTTGTTGGTTGCATTTAATAGTATTGCACAACACTTTATACAATATATGTCATAAGTGTAATTGCCGATGGACGATACAATAACAAATCTCGACAAGACGGACGTACTAATCCCCTCCCTCACAGGCGCGGAACTCAACGGAAAACTGGTTACAGCCGGTCACTCCCCACTCTACGGGCACGATCAAATTGAGGCTGTACACGCTCTTGACACAGCTGAATCTGTCGAAGATCTCAAAACCCAGCTGAGTCACACCAACGTGGATACCCGAACAACCGAGTACATCATTGAGGCTGCCCAACTATGACTGAAAGCAACAGTAACCAACAGAAGCTCGACGCAATCGAAACGATCCACAACCAAGTACGGGAAGCCGATTCACTCGCAGACACACCGTTCAGCGAACTCTTCCATGAAGCGCGCACCTCGGACAAACGGTATACCGGGGCTACCGCCGATTATACCCTGGAAATTGAAGACGGAGAACCAACGCTGACACAACAAGTCTGCGTGAAGACCCGTCAAGGAGAGCACTGGATGCCGGACAACGATCCCGACCTTTCGATCGGTATGCACGCAAAGCCATTCTTGGGAACTGAGGAGGCAAAGCAGAGGATTACCGATCAACTCCAGAAAGAAATTGACACCCTGAAACGCTTGGTTATCGACTTCCGCTGAACGACCCGGTGCGCGTTTACGACGCCGTCGGTTCACGACCGATTCTGGGCTTCGCCACCGCTGAAAAACAACTTGGTGGCACTGCGACCCCGCTGGAGAATACAACTATGGAACAAACAAATACACAAACGGATGTCGAGACGAAATTCATCGAAGCGTACCAGGAGACAATTGTAGATGCTATCAAAGGAGCCCTAAAGGAATCTGAAGGCCATAGCCATATCCTCCGAATTCTGACGCACGAAGAAACAGCAGTACGGAATATCCGATGGGAATGCCTATCGTTCAATACCTACCGTGAATTGCAACACGGTGTCGACTATCTCAAGGTTGAAGATTTGGCGGATTTCGACTGTGACGACGACGTGTATACGGACACGTGGGAATCTCGAATCGACTTCCATACCGAAATCGAGGCTAATGGCGAGAAGTTCCGACTGGAACTTCAATACTGACTGGCAGCGCGTTCACGGCGCCATCGAGGTCATGCTCGACTGTAGGACTCGCCACCGATGAAGAAAGCAATTGGTGGCACTGCGACCCCGCTGGAAAATCCAACAATGGAACAACAAAAACCCTCCAATCGACCGACTGTAGAACTGAATCACGAACACATCACAACACTGCGATCCGTTAACGAAGTCGTCGCTATCGACCGCGAACTCGCCACAATCCACGATCAATACCTCGCTGGCGAGTACCAGACTACGGAGTTCGGGCACGCATTCGTAGACGATCTCGATCTGAATCCTTCCCAGATCGCGCACTTGGATCGACAACTTCGCAAGAATATGGCCGACCTGCCGATCGATGTCGTTGAACACCTGGCCGGTGAGTTCGACCACTACGATCAAATCAAGTTCTGTCAGCCGGTTAGTTCGAGCGCCTCTGACGATTACGATGACGATAGCGGTGGTGACATCATGGTTGCCGACGGTGGTGTCGAAATAACGCCATCGTCTGTGGAACCGCCGTCGAGGGTGGCCGACATTATCCAACTTTGTGAAGGCGATAGAGTCGTGTTTCAAGTTGACTCCCAGACGTTCACCGGAACGATTGATTTGACGCGCTGGGAGACGACCGACGGAGTACCAGATGACCCTGGATTTGAGGTCACGTCTGCGTACGTTGAACTCGACTCCGACGCTACTCAATTTGACGGTCAGACCACTATCCTGCACGCCGCACGCCCACTGAACGGCGAATGGCGCGACGATGAACCCGTCGTGATAGACACCGATGACATGACCGAAGACGTTGGCCCGATTGAGGAACTGCATTCCATTAGTCAGGCTGAAACACCATCATGGTCGGTGTCTCCAGACTCTGTTGCGGATCTCTACCATTACGAGCCTGAGATTCTCAACGATTTCGCTAGCCAGGCAGCCCAGCGCGTTGCCGAGCAGTGGAGCGAGCATCGTCGAGAAGCCGTAATTGAACTGATTAGTGCTGGGTTCCATCCGAAGAATATCGACGTTACGTCGGAGCGCGTCGAAGGGATCTGGAAGCTTACTATCAGGCACGACGGAGCTCTGGATGACCACACTACGGATGGGCACGACCCTGAGGCTGCGAAGCGAGATTTCTGTGAGGACGTTATCGCGGAGATTTGTGAGCTGGTGCGCCGCCAAGTCAAGGATGCACGTGCTGGCTCATTACGGGTGGGCGTCGATGACGAATAAATATCATGGTGAGCGGAAGGCAATCCAGCATGGTGGCAGTACCCGCCTCACGATCCCACCCAAGGCAGTTGAGCAACTCGGGATTGGGGCAGGGGACTTCATCGCTGTGTACGGTTCTAATGGCGTTCTGATGCTCGTTCCCAGCAACGACGATCACGGAGGTGGCTCAGATGAGGAACACCTACCCTGAATCTGATAGCCGCCTCGAGACTGACTCCACTAAGGAAGAAGTGTGCATGTCGTGTGGTCTCGTCGTTAACAACACGTGTATGGATTATGGCCCCGAGTGGCATGCCTACGACGCTTCTGAGCAATCTGATCGTGACCGTGCTTGCTCCCCCGAAACGGAATTTCTGCACGACAAAGGCCTGTCAACGGTGATTAGTTGGCAGAATAAGGATGCGTCCGGGAACAGCCTTTCTGCGACCAAGAAGAAGCAGATGAAGCGTCTACGAAAGTGGGACGAACGCTATCGAACAAAGGATAGTCAGGCGCGGAATCTCCAGCAGGCGCTCGCAGAAATTCAGCGTATGAGTTCGACGCTGGACGTGTCGACGGAGAGTGAAACGACTGCAATTCGTCAGCTGAAAACGATGGAAGACGCTGATGGGCACGCTGGGTTGCGTCCGATTGGTCTGGCTGCTGCCGCTATCTACGCCGCGAACGTCATTCAGGGGAAACCGACGCACATCACACAAGCCGATGTTACTGATGCGGCTGACGCGTCGGTAGTCACCATCCGGAAACGATCTCAGCAAATTCTGACGTTGAACGACTACGATTCGGACTTGGATGACCCGGCCAAGCACCCAGACCAGCATACCGTATTGGAGGGTGACGCATGACTGGTACGTGCCAGCTGCGTCGTCGGCTCGAGGGTGTTGATAGCGAAAAGCCGCAGCTGGTGAAGACGGCACGTCTGCTCGAGCGTATTGATCGTGTCGCGCTCTCCGACGACGAGTATCGGGAGTTCCAAGGTGTGGATGGTCGACGCGTCACTGCCGTTCTGGAATCGAGCGACTACCGCGCTGTCTGGAACGAAATCATGGATGTGATGTCCGTGATTGCCCCAGTCAAAGAAACGAATTCAAGCAGTGATGATGCCGTGATGATCGAGGCGGTCGCTGCCGGGAGTCGTCGAGAACTTCAAGTGAAGTACTGTGCAGACGGGTCGTTGCGGGTGAAGGCGCTGTGGTCGGCTAGCGCGACAGTGTCGCATGCGATGGTGCTGGTGGACGAAACCTATTCGTTGTGAGAGTTTCAAACGCAGATGCTGCTTACCATTATAGGGTAGAACTGTTGCCCTACTTTGCTTCGAGGTTCACGGCGAACGCAATCATGCCACAGTTACCATCTTCACCCATGCAAGTGTGACAAATGCCATATTCATCCTGAGGTGCAGTCAGCGTTACATCATGGCTGTCCAACAGTTGGTCAACCGCGCTTTTCACGGTTTGATATTCCTCATCTGGTAGTTTTGAAACGTGGCTTGGATCACCTGCTGTGCCATCATATCGTGCACAATGCGTGGTATCGGCTGGAATGATCTCTGGGAAATCATCGTGGTGCTCGAGATAGATATTGACACAGAGTGCACCTGGACGAGAATCTTCGTCTACCAGTGTGATTGTCATCTGCGAGTCTTCATAGAGTGTATATTCTTTTTCAGAAAGCGTCTCTGGGATATTGATACTCATAGACAGTTTTTCTGGTTACCAGACTATATATGTTCTTCTCCGATGTATCCCAGAAACCATGGGAGTGAACGAGGTATTCCGGTGAATGAATCAGTTGTCTGTTGGTTTTACTTCCACTTTGTGGCAATTCTGTTTATACGCTGGTCAGGCATAGATGGACACAGACAAGCTGATGAATTCGGATTCACGCCAAAAACAGATCGGCTATACAATCCTCGAGACTGTCGATAGGCACGGCACGATCTCCAATACGGTACTGTTCAGTCGTGTCGAGCGTGAATTCCCGGATGTTGATGGGCGAGAGTACGCTGACGCTCTAACACAGCTGCGAGAGTTGAATTTGCTGCATTCGTTCGATGGCGGGTACGATCGAATCCATGAAGTCAGCCGACAGGGGTCTTGTATGCTTGCTCGAGATAGTTGAGCCAGGGCAACTGAAGACAACTATTATATGGGTTGCACTTGACGTTGTGCATAAGCAACCCTGGAGCAGTAAAGACAGACGTCATACCCCGGGTGTTGCCCTGCATACATGCCTGACAACTCCCTATCTGCCGCCCCAGAAAACTCCGATATTCAGGAGTGGCAATGCCCGTACTGCGAGCAGACCCGTCAATCACTCCGCGAGCTTCGGGAACACATCACAGAGTCTGCGGAAGGTGACCATCGAGGGGTTGACGGTCTCAAGCCAACCCGAGACATCGTTGCCTATGGTTCCGGTGGTGATGTGGTTGAGCGTATCGAAGGTGTGTCGACGGAACCTGCCGACCCGATCGAGGAGTACGACAAGCGCGAGGTAATCATCAATGCATGGCTGGCTGGCGAGCGCGATCCAGACCGGAGAGCTGTCGAGGCCATCAGTGGTGCCACCCAGCAGTACATTAGCAAGTTGTTGAACGATATTGAGTCTGGAGAAATCCCCAGGGAGACGTGGGTAGAGGCCATCGACTATGGCCTCAAGGACGAACTTGAGGAGCGGCTCGACGAATACGAACCTGAAGAAGACACGGAGGGCACCATGAGTGCACAAACTACCGCCACACCCGAAGAGATCATTGAGGACTCGACGAAGAAAGACCGAATTCTGGCTGCGTATCGCGCTAATCCAAATGCCGATAAGAACGCGGTAGCGGACGCGCTTGGCGTGAGCTACGAATATGTGAGGCAGATCTACAAGGACATTGATGACCGGGATTTCACCGAGATGCAGAAACTCCAGGAGGGTGAAGTTAACAAGGAACTCGATGAAGAGTTGGAGGCTGCTGTTGAACAGCGCTTACGAGATGCAGGCGCGTTAGCCGGTACGAGCGAGGAACAGATAGAGGACGTACCCCGCGAGTCAATGTCTTCGGCGCAGGTCGAAGGGATGGTTCCTGCGTCCGAGATCGCGGACGTGCGCGACAAGATCGAACTGCTTCTCGAACAGGCTGAATACACCGGCGATGAGGACGCGGAATTCGTGGCCAGGAAAGGTGCCCAGTGGCTGAACGACCTTCTCGAGCAAGCCGAGTGACGCGTTAGTTGTTGTCGATTGTATTAATCCAGCTCTTGCCGATCTCATCGACTTTCTGTTGAACGTCGTCTTTAGGAACGGTCATGTCAACCGGTCGTCGGTCTGGTTCCCCTTTGTCGTCTGCCTTGTCGTATTCGTCAACGGTGATTTCGACAGTGTCGGTTTGCGGGCCGTCCCAATAAACGGTCATTTCAGCACGAGAACCACCGTGTATGCACTCATACCCTGCTACCCATCCGTCGTTGGTTGGGCCATGTGGTTCATCGAATAACATTGTCCAGTTGTCTGTCGGGATTGGTGTTTCGAACATCTGATTTTCTGTGTAGAGATGTCTATGAACCTGCTGTATAGTCCTACGGGTTGTGTCCGTTTGTGCGTTCGCTCAGTCGGGCAACTCTAGTCCATAGTTTTAATATAGGTGGTTGTTTTGGTGGTAGTAGAGCAACCAACTAGGTTGCGAGAACTGCCCGGAAGCGACCGTAACGCCCGCTGTAACGGTTGCACCGGGATACGCGACACAGCGAGTAACAACCATATATGAACGAGACGATCTCCCGCTCTCCCCGCGCCCGCGATGGAGGTATCGACCAATGAGTACCGACACACCGACTACTACGTCTACGTCCACGCATGCACACGAAGAGAACTCCGATGAGGCCGACACGGAACCCGATCGTGAACCTGCCACGGTCGCGCGCTCTCCGGACGGCGAACCGCGCGGTGTCGCGGTCTATCTGACTGCTGCCGACCTCCGTAAACTCGGGATTCTCCCAGACGGCGTGGAAGCGGTCGTACCGCAAATCAAGAACGGTGCTGTGCTGATCAAGCCGGTTCGGTAGTCAACTGTTATTACACCGGAGTTTGATGGCGTTGTATAGAGACAACACATGGGAAAGAAGCACGTTGCCGCGCACATCCCGGAAACGGAGTACGAGGATTGGCGCGACGAAGCCGATGCGATGGGAGCATCGATCAGCAAGTACGTTGCAATGATGGTGCGTGCGGGAAGGAAAAAGTTCGATAGAACGGCTGTTGAACCGGACAAAGACCGCGCAGAACTGCGCCAGCAATGCAACGACCTCCGAGACGCATTACGCGACAGCCGAGAACGTAACAATAAACTCGAGCGTCAACTGTCTGTGACAGAGCGTTCCGGCATCATCGAGCACGTCGAAGACAACCCTGGAGCTGAGCGAGACGAAATCATCCAGAAGATGGTGAACTCGACGAACGGTCGTGTGACGCGTCTGCTGACGCAAATGGAAGGTGCTGAGTTACGAATTGACGCTGAAGGCCGGTACTACGCTGGCGACAACACCGGAGGCAATTCGGAGTGATCAACCCGCATTACGACATCGATTCTGGTTATCACGACGGAGACCTCGTCGAACAGGATGCCCGTGCATGGCTGGGCGTGTGGAAATCAATCGACGACGTCCCTCACCGTCGCCGCCTGCAACAGTGCGCGCACGATCTGGATGCTGACAAAGCCTGGAGTGAGTTCTGTGAGGAGTACGGTGAGGACTGGACGGAGTCGACCAGGAAGTACCAGTACGGCAAGGCGTGGCGAGAATGGACTACGTATTGTGAGCAACACGGTGTTCAACGTCTCTGCCCCGACCCTTCGGATATCGAGGATCATCTTGTTGAACAGCGCTCGGAAGCGGCTAGCGATTCGACGCTACACCAGACCCGGTTCCGTCCGTTGTGCCGACTGTTCGAATACCTGCGGTACAGTACTGCGTATCCACACCAGTACAATCCGACAATCATGGCCGTTCTGTTTGGTGGAGCGGCACACGCTGCCTGGCGTGATCGAATCAGCACCAGGCTCCCCGAGAGTTATTAATGACCGACAAAGACCCTGCGCAGATACGACAAGAGAAGTTTGGCATCGAAAACGACCCGCTGGCTGAAGAGGAGTCGATGTTCTTGGAAATCGAGGAAGACGGGATGATCGACCCGTTGGAAGAGTATGTTCAGAAAATTCAGGAGAAGGCAACTAACAACGTCGATGAAACGGTTGGACATTACAGGCGGACGTTCCGCCAATGGAGAGAGCACATGGAGGGAGAAGGTCGTCACCCCGCTTGCCCGCACAAGTTCCATGTCCTCCGCTTCATCGACTATTGGCTTGAACAGGGGAACAAACCGAGTACCGTGCGCAAGAAAGTGGAGCGGCTTGAGAACGCTTACAAATGGTGGCAAGTTGCGAATTTCCCGCACGAATCCGAGTACAATCCGATTGCAGCTGCAACGGAAGAGCGGTATTTGAAAGATGATGCTAAACCGGAATATCAAAAGAAGAAACCCCCACGAGTGTCACTCGATAAGGTTCGAGAAATTGTGCAAGGTATCGAAGATGTTGCTGACCGGGCAATCGTCGGGCTTCAGCTGAAACTCGGATGCCGTTCGAGCGAATTAGCGAATATCAAGCTGTCTGAAATCCATATTGATCACCCGGACGTGCTCGAGTACTACCCGATGATGGGGTCTCACGAAATGCTTGAGGGACGCCCGAATGCAGTAGTCATCCCGCACAATCGGGAGTTGAATAAGCGGGCACGTCCGACGGTGTTGCCGCTGGATGTGGAGTCTCGGAAGTTGTTGATTGATTGGCTATTGGTGCGTCCGGATACTGGTGATGAGTGGGTGTTCATGACGCATAAGGGCGAGCAGTTGAATCGGACGGATATCCGGTATATTTGGACGAAGTACTGGTGGCCTGAATACGAGTTTGATGAGGATGATCAGTTCCGGTCGGTGACACCGCACTTCGCTCGACATCGGTTCGGTACGTACTGGAAGACAGATTTGAATGGCGTGAATCGTGAGCTTGTCAAGTATATGCGCGGGGACAAGACAGACAAGAGCGTTGGCAAGGATCATGACGCCCTCGATCACTATGTGCACACGTACTACGAGGATATTGAAGAGTTGTACGAAAAGATGTACCAGCTGTACGTCTAAGGCGCTGTATTACCGGTCTGGTTTTTGCTGACTTAAACCCTACTTAAAGGAAGATTTTATTTCACTTGTTGTAGTCTCG containing:
- a CDS encoding tyrosine-type recombinase/integrase, with product MTDKDPAQIRQEKFGIENDPLAEEESMFLEIEEDGMIDPLEEYVQKIQEKATNNVDETVGHYRRTFRQWREHMEGEGRHPACPHKFHVLRFIDYWLEQGNKPSTVRKKVERLENAYKWWQVANFPHESEYNPIAAATEERYLKDDAKPEYQKKKPPRVSLDKVREIVQGIEDVADRAIVGLQLKLGCRSSELANIKLSEIHIDHPDVLEYYPMMGSHEMLEGRPNAVVIPHNRELNKRARPTVLPLDVESRKLLIDWLLVRPDTGDEWVFMTHKGEQLNRTDIRYIWTKYWWPEYEFDEDDQFRSVTPHFARHRFGTYWKTDLNGVNRELVKYMRGDKTDKSVGKDHDALDHYVHTYYEDIEELYEKMYQLYV